The DNA region GTGATATTGGACTTAACTTCCTTGACAGAAGAAATGTATTTTATGTTCGGACAGTTTTGTTTGAGTACAGACTTATCAATTGTGCTTAAACCAAGGGAGTAAGTAATCTGTGTTTGTTCTTCATCAATATTAACAGTTTTAAGTGAACGTATATTGATGTTGTTTAAGCCAAGAAGTTGTATTCTCTGCATGACTTCGCGTTTTGCGCCTTCACTAATTGACATCATTGAGATAACCGCGGAGATACCAAAAATTATGCCGAGTAAAGTTAGGATAGAGCGCAGTTTTTGTACTTTCAACTGCCGGAGGCTGAGCTTTATTATTTCAAACAGGTTCATACAACGTTAATTTTCTGTTGTGGCGGGGTTGGATAACGCAACTTTCTCGCCTTCTTTTATACCGTCAAGAATGACTATATTGTCGTTGTTACTATCACCGGTGACTACGGTACGTTTGATGAACTGTGTACCGGAAGATACCTGGCAGTAATACTGCCCTGATTCGTCTTCAAACACGGCATTTATAGGGACGTATACAACCTGGGATAAACGGTTCGTAATGATATCAATCCCTGCGGTCATCCCGGGTTTTAGGATAGTATTTGTCCCGTCAATAATTATCTGTACTTCAACAATTTTTGTGCCCGTAGTGAACACACTGTCTTTGACAAGGTTCTCGCATCTGGTTACTTTCCCGTAAAAACGCTGGTCAGGATAAGCGTCAATACGGATAACACAGTCATCGTTAATTTGTATTTTTGAGAGGTCAACTTCGTTTACTTCCGCAATAACCGACATCTTGGATAAATCAGGGATTGACATTATAGCCTGCCCGCGCCATACCGTATCGCCGGGTTTGACTTTTTCTGTTCGTGTACCGGAAACACGTACTTCTTCGTATACAACCAACCCTTCCGCCGGGGCGTATACATCAGTCTGTGTGAGGTCTTTCTTTAATTGTTCATTATTGCGTTTAGCGTCACGCATTTGCGGGCTGCCGGTAGTTTTGTATTGCGTATAGTACCGTTTTGCAAGGTCGTAATCAATGGTTGCTTCTTTTACAGATTGTTTTGCCCATTTTAGGTCGGCTGAGGATTTATTGCCATTCATTACTTCCGGGATTACTGCGCGAAGTTTTTCCCGTGCTTCCTGTAATTTCAGGTAGGATTGTGTTACTTGTTTATCAGCATCTTTTAAACGTTTATCTTCATTAATAAATTCCTGTTCCAGTCGGTAATTATCGTCACTTAACCTGGTCTCAAGATCAACTTTATCAAACTGCGCAATGAGGTCGTCATTTTTGACATATGCGCCTTCTGTGATAAGAAATGTAATTTTACCGCCGCGGTTGGGGGGGTATATTGGGATTGATTTTAAAGGTTTGACTATACCTTTTACTTGCAATTTAATAGTGATGTTGCCGCGTTGCGCTTCAGCGAGTGTGATGTTTGATTCTTTAGGTTTTGAGTTAAATATCTTTTTTTTGTTTCCATAAAATATACCGCCGAATATGGCGAGTATCAGTATCGCAAGTATCAGCCAGTAACGTTTTTTCATAGTACTTCTTATATTTTCCTACTTCAATTTATAGGGTTCAAGTTTTGACGGAGGAAATTCAACGGTTGCGTTCTCTTCAGTAACAATTTTCGGGGTTAGAAGAATACGTACTTCAGTTATAACTTTCTCATACTGTGTTCTCCCGAATAAATGACCAAACCACGGGATATCTATGAGTAACGGTATACCTACCAATGTTTTACGCAGTTCTTCTTTCATCAACCCGCCAAGGACGGCGGTATATTTATCTTTAAGATGGATATTAGTTACAGCTTTTCTCGTTCCTATCTCGGGATAGCCGCGTTGAGTGAGTTTACCTACAGTACTTACTTCCGCGTTGATATCAAGGTCTACCTCGTCATTGACGTATATCGTCGGTGTTACAGTAAGTTTTATACCGACATCCACAAACTGAACGGTATATAGTATAGATCCGCCGGTACCGCCACTGGCGACTTCGTAAGGTATACGATCACCGATGTGAATCTGCGCAAGTTGGCGGTTGCTGATCATAATTTTTGGTGTTGCCAAAATTTTGATATCCGTCTTCAACCCTTTGGCTGTGATGTTGCCAAAAAGGATGTTCCCTATACTGTTGGAATTAACAGTGTTTGGGGGAAGTATTGACTGGAGGTTTATCGACCAGTTGGTTATTTCCACACCGATATCCAATGACCTTGTACGGCTGATCTCCAGGATTTGCAGTTCAATAACTACTTGGCGTTTGGGTAGGTCGCTGATCTCAACAAGTTTTTTTGCTTCACTTATATTTTGCTGATTATCATAAATTTCTAACGCATTCAATTCTTCATGCGCATAGACTGTGATATCAGGGATCATTATTTGCAGCATTACCGCCATATCTTTTGCTTTAACGTAATTAAGATGGAGTATAGTTTTACTTTTAGCGTCATTATTTACCGCTAAACTGCCTGTAAGGTCGGTCTTTGCTGCGGATTCTACCATCTGGCGCATCTCGCGCATACGCGCACCACGATCACGCTGCTCACCGCCTTGCGCAGTGCCGGTACTGTTACGGGGTAATGAATAATTACTATCACCTTGCGTACCGTG from Elusimicrobiota bacterium includes:
- a CDS encoding secretin N-terminal domain-containing protein; translated protein: HGTQGDSNYSLPRNSTGTAQGGEQRDRGARMREMRQMVESAAKTDLTGSLAVNNDAKSKTILHLNYVKAKDMAVMLQIMIPDITVYAHEELNALEIYDNQQNISEAKKLVEISDLPKRQVVIELQILEISRTRSLDIGVEITNWSINLQSILPPNTVNSNSIGNILFGNITAKGLKTDIKILATPKIMISNRQLAQIHIGDRIPYEVASGGTGGSILYTVQFVDVGIKLTVTPTIYVNDEVDLDINAEVSTVGKLTQRGYPEIGTRKAVTNIHLKDKYTAVLGGLMKEELRKTLVGIPLLIDIPWFGHLFGRTQYEKVITEVRILLTPKIVTEENATVEFPPSKLEPYKLK
- a CDS encoding efflux RND transporter periplasmic adaptor subunit, which encodes MKKRYWLILAILILAIFGGIFYGNKKKIFNSKPKESNITLAEAQRGNITIKLQVKGIVKPLKSIPIYPPNRGGKITFLITEGAYVKNDDLIAQFDKVDLETRLSDDNYRLEQEFINEDKRLKDADKQVTQSYLKLQEAREKLRAVIPEVMNGNKSSADLKWAKQSVKEATIDYDLAKRYYTQYKTTGSPQMRDAKRNNEQLKKDLTQTDVYAPAEGLVVYEEVRVSGTRTEKVKPGDTVWRGQAIMSIPDLSKMSVIAEVNEVDLSKIQINDDCVIRIDAYPDQRFYGKVTRCENLVKDSVFTTGTKIVEVQIIIDGTNTILKPGMTAGIDIITNRLSQVVYVPINAVFEDESGQYYCQVSSGTQFIKRTVVTGDSNNDNIVILDGIKEGEKVALSNPATTEN